A region of the Methyloprofundus sedimenti genome:
AACCTGGCGATTGGTTATATAGCTCATTTCAGAAAGCTGTTGATCAAGGTTGGTATGATCCAGACGTGTTAATAAAAGATGATTTTTATGGTATTGGGCATGAGTGATGATGAGCACGTCGTCTCTCCTTTGCACATCCTACATTAAATCTCGCGTAGATGGGCAAAGGGCTTTATCCCATGCCCATCAAATGTAATAAATAGGAATGATATGAATGGATAACAAATCAAAAGAAAGTGCATTTCAAAACGATATGATTAATCAGCTAGTCGCTAATGGCTGGCTAATAGGCAAACCCGAAAACTACAATCGCAAACTGGCTTTATATGAAGAAGATGTCTTAGGGTTTGTTAAAGATACCCAGGATGCTCAATGGCAAAAATTCTGCGCACTTTATCCCAACAATCCTGAACAAAAGTTTTTAGAACGGGTAGCTACTCAGCTGAATAAAGCTGATCCTAATGCCGCCAATAAAGAAATGCGTACTTTTGGCACTTTGGGCGTGTTGCGTCATGAGCTGCGTGATCGTGGTACACGCTTTAGTTTATGTCAGTTTAAGCCTGAGCATGATTTAAATCCTGATACTTTAGCACGTTATCAACAGAACCGTTGCCGTGTGGTGCCTGAGTTGGTTTATAGCCCTTGGGCAACTGAAGAGCATTTAGCACAAACTGGTGCTAAAGCCAAAGCCTGGCGGATTGATTTGGTGCTGTTTGTTAATGGTTTGCCGATTGCCACCTTGGAATTAAAGTCTGAGTTTAAACAAGCGGTACAAAATGCGATCAAGCAATATAAAACCACGCGTTTTGCTATTGATCCTGCGACTAAAAAATCAGAGCCGTTATTAAGCTTTAAACGCGGTGCCTTGGTGCATTTTGCGGTCAGTCAATATGAAGTGTATATGGCAACCCGACTGGAGGGCGAAGACACTTACTTTTTACCGTTTAATAAAGGCACTAAAGAGGGTGCTGCCGGTAATGATGTGCCTGAGAATGTTGATCAATACGCCACCGATTATTTATGGAATGAGGTATTACTGCCCGATAACCTGTTAAAGATTCTCGCTCGCTTTGTGCATTTACAGATTGAAGAAAAAGAAGATTGGGAAGGCCGCAAGACTAAAAAAGAAACCTTAATTTTCCCCCGTTATCATCAATGGGATGTAGTGAATAAATTAGTCGATGCTGCTAGAACTGAAGGGCCAGGGCATAAATACCTGATTCAGCACAGTGCGGGTTCGGGGAAATCTAATTCCATTGCCTGGGTGGCGCATCAGTTGTCGTCCTTACATAATGTCAGTGGCAATAAACAGTTTGATTCTATTATTATTGTCACCGATAGAAATGTATTAGATGCCCAACTACAGGAAACTATTTCTCAATTTACCAGTGTTGAGGGTGTAGTCGGTCGAATCAATAATCAAGAGGGTGATGGTTCAAAATCTGAAAAATTGGCCAGTGCCTTAGAAAATTCACAGCCGATTATTATTGTTACCATTCAGACTTTTCCTTATGTTTTAAAAGCCATAGAAAACAGCGTTAGCTTAAAAGAACGCAATTATGTGGTGATTGCTGATGAGGCGCATTCATCGCAAACAGGTTCTACCGCACGGCAGTTAAAAGAAGTGTTGATGGTGGATAGCACTGATGAAGAGTTAAGCACGGAAGATATATTAGATGCGGCAGTGGCTTCACGTAAAGCTTCCGCCAATCTCAGTTATTTAGCCTTTACCGCCACCCCTAAAACAAAAACGCTGGAATTGTTTGGTCGTTTACCTAATCCCGATGAAGCGCCGTCTAAAAGAAATAAGCCCGAAGCCTATCATATCTACAGCATGCGTCAGGCCATAGAAGAGGGCTTTATTCTGGATGTATTAAAAAATTACACCAATTATAAAGTGGCTTATAACCTGGCTATGAAGATTCAAGGCTCTGACCAGGAGGTGGAAAGTAAAAAAGCCAAAGTTAAACTGAATCAATGGGTGCGTTTGCATGATTATAATATCTCGCAAAAAGTACAGGTGATTGTTGAGCACTTTAAAGACAATGTGATGGGTTTATTAGGTGGTCAAGCCAAAGCCATGGTAGTGACTAGTTCGCGCAAAGAAGCGGTGCGTTATAAATTATGTTTTGATAAATACATTACTGAAAAAAGCTATCAAAAGATTCATGCTATGGTGGCTTTTTCTGGTGAAGTAGAGTTTAACGAAAAAGACCCGAATGCTGCTGGTTTAATTGGTGAGAAATATACCGAATATAATATGAACCCACATCTTAAAGGCCGAGATATGCGTAAAGCCTTTGATTCGGATGATTATCAAGTGATGCTGGTAGCGAATAAGTTTCAAACAGGGTTTGATCAGCCTAAATTGTGCGCCATGTATGTGGATAAAAAACTGGGTGGTGTGGAATGTGTGCAAACCTTATCACGCTTAAACCGGACTTATCCTGGTAAAGCTGAAACCGGCACCTTTATACTGGATTTCTTTAATGATCCTGATGATATTCTTGAGGCGTTTCAGCCCTATTATCAAACAGCCGAACTGGATGATGTTTCTGACCCGGATTTGATCTTTGATTTATTCGATAAGCTAAGAGCAGCAGGTATTTTTCAATGGCAAGAAGTGGAACAATTCTGCAATGCCTTTTTACAAAAGAGCAAAAGCAATGCTGCCATTGCCAATATTTGTAAACCTGCAGTAGAGCGCTGGCAAAAGCGTTATAAGTCCGCTGTTGATGCCTACAAGCAAGCCAAGGAGATGTTCGATCGCACCAAGAAAACAGATGATGCGGTACTGATAGCCAATGCAGAAAATAGCTTTAAAGCATGTAAGCAGGAAAAAGATGCCTTAGAGATCTTTAAAAAGGATTTAGGTACCTTTGTGCGCTTTTATGAGTTTATGTCACAAATTGTTGATTACAACGATAAGGGTTTAGAACAGCTCAGTCTTTATGCCAGAAACCTACGGCCCATGTTGCGTGAAGCATTGATCGAGGAAGATGATATTGATTTGAATAGCGTGGAGTTAAGTCATTATCGATTATCCAAAATCCGTCAGCAGGATATTCAGTTAAAAGAAGATGCGGGCGAGTATTTAAACCCTGGGGACAGTCTAGGTTCAGCAAAAGCTAAAGATAAAAAAGAAGAGTTTTTGTCACAGATTATCAGCCGCTTAAATGAGTTATTTATTACCGATGAGCTGACTGATAATGATTTGGTTAATTATGCCTATACGGTTAGGGATAAGCTGAGTGAGAATGCTTTGGTGATGAGCCAAATTGCAAACAATACACCCGAGCAAGCCATGTTGGGTGATTTCCCTAAAGCGATTGATGATGCGGTGATGGATAGTAATGACGCGCATCAAAATCAGATGATGCAGTTGTTGTCTGATCCAGCTAAAGCGGCTGGGTTTGCTAGGGTGGTGTTTGATTTGTTGGTGCAAAACGGTAAGTAAATTAACCTTTAAGGAATAGATATGGATATTGTGGAATTAATTAAACAATTACCGAAAAACACTAGATATAAACAGTTGTTTCAAGGATTATTTAATCCTGAATCCTATAGTGAGTTAATAGTATTGTGTTTATAAACTTATAGTTTATATTTTATAAACTATAAGTTTATATAAGCTGTATTATAATGTAATAACTTTGCAGAGATTGTAAATGTAGAGTATGTATAGAGGCTTTCTAAGTTATTAGAAATAAAAGAAAAATATGCCTTTGCACGATTAGAAGTGCTACGAGACCCGCAGGAAGGATGTTGCTGCTGGTTAATTAATTTCAATTTGAGGATAATTCATGGCTAATGTAAACACAGATAAACTGCTAGAAAACAACAAACTTTATGCAAACGGTGAGCAAGTACATAATTCTTCCCATCCTGGTAAGCAACCGATCAATCCAGCCAGACATGTGGCTGTTGTTGCCTGTATGGATGCTCGGCTTGATGTTGAGGACTTGCTAGGTTTGCAAACTGGAGACGCACATATCATCCGTAATGCCGGTGGTGTTGTTACTGATGATGCAATTCGTTGCCTGATTATCTCGCACCACCTGCTTAACACTAATGAAATCATCTTAATTCATCACACCCGCTGTGGTATGTTGGCTTTTAGTGATGACCTGCTCAAAGCCGGGCTAGAAGGCGATCCAGCGGCTGAAAGGTTGCTGGGAAAGGCGACGGGACGAGATTTTACCAGTTGTCATCACAGCGCTTCGACACCTGCCCAGTTTCATGCCTTTCGTGGTCCACTAGAAGCGCTTGATTCAGCGCCTGATGAGGCTCAAATCGAACGCCTTAGCTGGGACGTCAGACGTTCGATATCCAGAATCATGACGCACCCATGGATTCCAACTGAAGGACCTGATGCTTCGACAGTACGAGGGTTCATCTATGATGTTGATACAGGAAAACTTCAGGAAGTGAGCTATCCGGGACCGATGGGTACTTTCGGCTAATAAGCTGCTTAAGCACTAAACACCTGAACAACCGAATGAGGATGTTCAGGGAGGCAAGGGGGAGCGTATATATTTGTTCTCCCGTTGTCTCTGCCCG
Encoded here:
- a CDS encoding type I restriction endonuclease subunit R encodes the protein MDNKSKESAFQNDMINQLVANGWLIGKPENYNRKLALYEEDVLGFVKDTQDAQWQKFCALYPNNPEQKFLERVATQLNKADPNAANKEMRTFGTLGVLRHELRDRGTRFSLCQFKPEHDLNPDTLARYQQNRCRVVPELVYSPWATEEHLAQTGAKAKAWRIDLVLFVNGLPIATLELKSEFKQAVQNAIKQYKTTRFAIDPATKKSEPLLSFKRGALVHFAVSQYEVYMATRLEGEDTYFLPFNKGTKEGAAGNDVPENVDQYATDYLWNEVLLPDNLLKILARFVHLQIEEKEDWEGRKTKKETLIFPRYHQWDVVNKLVDAARTEGPGHKYLIQHSAGSGKSNSIAWVAHQLSSLHNVSGNKQFDSIIIVTDRNVLDAQLQETISQFTSVEGVVGRINNQEGDGSKSEKLASALENSQPIIIVTIQTFPYVLKAIENSVSLKERNYVVIADEAHSSQTGSTARQLKEVLMVDSTDEELSTEDILDAAVASRKASANLSYLAFTATPKTKTLELFGRLPNPDEAPSKRNKPEAYHIYSMRQAIEEGFILDVLKNYTNYKVAYNLAMKIQGSDQEVESKKAKVKLNQWVRLHDYNISQKVQVIVEHFKDNVMGLLGGQAKAMVVTSSRKEAVRYKLCFDKYITEKSYQKIHAMVAFSGEVEFNEKDPNAAGLIGEKYTEYNMNPHLKGRDMRKAFDSDDYQVMLVANKFQTGFDQPKLCAMYVDKKLGGVECVQTLSRLNRTYPGKAETGTFILDFFNDPDDILEAFQPYYQTAELDDVSDPDLIFDLFDKLRAAGIFQWQEVEQFCNAFLQKSKSNAAIANICKPAVERWQKRYKSAVDAYKQAKEMFDRTKKTDDAVLIANAENSFKACKQEKDALEIFKKDLGTFVRFYEFMSQIVDYNDKGLEQLSLYARNLRPMLREALIEEDDIDLNSVELSHYRLSKIRQQDIQLKEDAGEYLNPGDSLGSAKAKDKKEEFLSQIISRLNELFITDELTDNDLVNYAYTVRDKLSENALVMSQIANNTPEQAMLGDFPKAIDDAVMDSNDAHQNQMMQLLSDPAKAAGFARVVFDLLVQNGK
- a CDS encoding beta-class carbonic anhydrase — encoded protein: MANVNTDKLLENNKLYANGEQVHNSSHPGKQPINPARHVAVVACMDARLDVEDLLGLQTGDAHIIRNAGGVVTDDAIRCLIISHHLLNTNEIILIHHTRCGMLAFSDDLLKAGLEGDPAAERLLGKATGRDFTSCHHSASTPAQFHAFRGPLEALDSAPDEAQIERLSWDVRRSISRIMTHPWIPTEGPDASTVRGFIYDVDTGKLQEVSYPGPMGTFG